Proteins from one Bactrocera neohumeralis isolate Rockhampton chromosome 3, APGP_CSIRO_Bneo_wtdbg2-racon-allhic-juicebox.fasta_v2, whole genome shotgun sequence genomic window:
- the LOC126752778 gene encoding phospholipase A2 group XV-like, which produces MKLAFFWIYVVLFSIKEVVNAASFFKRAKLLSPVIFVPGDGGSQLEAKLNKSSSLLYCAKKSDWYSLWLNLELLVIPPVYCWVENVKLCYDEITRTTRNTPGVEIRVPGWGDPEVVEWIDPTHNKAGAYFKDIANVLVDLGYERKKNIHGAPYDFRKGPSEHRQFFIDLKKLVEDSYERNSKSPVTFISHSMGSPMTLVFLHQQTTEWRKKYVKRQISLAGAWAGSMKALKVFAMGDDLDSFLLSGKILKEEQITNPSTAWLLPSPLFWRPSEVLVETPSRVYTMSQMKQYFDDIDYSVGWHMRADNMQFTLNFSPPEIELHCLYGDGLDTVERLQYKKDTIIDETPKLIMGKGDGTVNQRSLRACHAWIDRQSANITNVALNGVDHMGVLAHKDVLNYIKNVMQT; this is translated from the exons aTGAAGTTGGCTTTTTTCTGGATCTATGTAGTTCTATTTTCTATAAAGGAAGTGGTCAACGCGGCGTCATTTTTCAAACGAGCAAAATTATTATCTCCTGTAATATTTG TTCCAGGCGACGGTGGAAGTCAACTCGAGGCGAAACTCAATAAATCGAGCTCCCTTCTGTATTGTGCAAAGAAATCTGATTGGTACAGTCTGTGGTTAAATTTAGAATTATTGGTGATACCGCCAGTTTACTGTTGggttgaaaatgttaaactatgTTACGATGAAATTACTCGAACAACTCGCAATACACCAGGAGTTGAGATACGTGTTCCTGGATGGGGTGATCCTGAGGTGGTTGAATGGATAGATCCTACACATAATAAAGCTGGGGCCTACTTTAAAGATATAGCAAATGTGTTAGTTGATTTGGGTTATGAACGAAAAAAGAATATACATGGAGCACCATATGACTTTCGAAAAGGACCAA GTGAACATCGTCaatttttcattgatttaaaaaaacttgttGAGGATTCGTATGAACGAAACTCAAAGTCGCCTGTTACGTTCATATCCCACAGTATGGGCAGTCCAATGACATTAGTGTTTCTTCACCAACAGACTACGGAATGGCGGAAAAAATACGTAAAGCGGCAAATAAGTTTAGCCGGAGCATGGGCTGGTAGTATGAAAGCCCTTAAAGTGTTTGCAATGG gtGATGATTTGGACTCGTTTCTTCtcagtggaaaaattttaaaggaagAACAAATTACGAATCCCTCTACCGCGTGGTTACTTCCCTCGCCGCTCTTTTGGCGACCTTCGGAGGTCTTGGTAGAAACCCCTTCACGTGTTTATACAATGTCACAAATGAAGCAATATTTCGACGATATTGATTATTCCGTTGGTTGGCATATGCGAGCAGACAATATGCAATTCACATTAAATTTCAGTCCGCCAGAAATAGAACTACATTGTCTGTACGGGGACGGTTTGGACACGGTTGAACG TTTACAATACAAAAAGGATACTATCATTGATGAAACACCTAAATTGATAATGGGAAAAGGTGATGGAACAGTAAATCAGCGGTCCTTACGTGCTTGTCATGCATGGATCGATCGACAAAGTGCCAATATCACGAACGTTGCTTTAAATGGGGTGGACCATATGGGTGTACTTGCACACAAAGATGtattgaattatattaaaaatgttatgcaGACCTAG
- the LOC126753146 gene encoding ras-related and estrogen-regulated growth inhibitor-like protein yields MRTEDVPRVRLAVIGNADVGKSALTVRYLTGRFIGEYRSNTDLLYNKTITLNGGLTEVEIVDVYAGSTEDFPIEQVLWADACMVVYNITERRSLNYATKCLGEIKALQNGPSAYLIGNKADLDHLREIPEKEGAALAAAHSIGFCEVSVAEYTPILSKAFEKLIINSRAQPQKQIRKFSVSKMLGTLMGSSGYGSSRNLAINQGTVIPCHKGELHKTRALRRRQGFMATSSL; encoded by the exons TTATTGGAAATGCCGATGTGGGGAAATCAG cgtTGACAGTGCGTTATCTGACAGGCCGATTCATTGGCGAATATCGCTCCAACACAGATctgttatataataaaacaatcaCTTTAAATGGCGGTCTGACGGAAGTAGAAATCGTTGATGTGTATGCCGGAAGCACGGAAGATTTTCCAATTGAACAA GTTCTTTGGGCCGATGCTTGCATGGTCGTTTACAATATAACGGAACGCAGAAGCCTAAACTATGCGACCAAATGTTTGGGCGAAATCAAGGCGTTACAAAATGGACCATCGGCGTACTTAATAGGcaataaagccgatttggatcaTTTGCGCGAG ATACCTGAAAAAGAGGGTGCTGCTTTGGCTGCTGCACATTCCATAGGCTTTTGTGAAGTTTCCGTCGCTGAGTACACTCCCATATTGTCAAAGGCCTTCGAAAAATTGATTATTAACTCTCGTGCGCAACCACAAAAGCAAATTCGTAAATTTTCCGTAAGTAAAATGCTTGGAACCCTTATGGGAAGCAGTGGTTATGGTAGCAGTCGTAACTTGGCTATAAATCAAGGAACTGTGATACCCTGCCATAAGGGAGAGTTACACAAGACACGCGCTCTGAGGCGTCGACAAGGATTCATGGCAACGTCTAGTTTGTGA